One window from the genome of Cryptomeria japonica chromosome 6, Sugi_1.0, whole genome shotgun sequence encodes:
- the LOC131040527 gene encoding bidirectional sugar transporter SWEET3b, with translation MMNSFIRSGVGFLGSAFALFMYGAPICTFSRVMSNKTSGEMSGLPYAVGLFNCLVYAWYGCPLISNGWDNALVLAINTIGLLLQCCFCTIYLLFALPKSKRRMGAMVGGVLMAFVSLVTVSMWGLNAQKKLVVGSTGMVAFVILYGSPLSDIRTVVRTKSVECMSFYFSLFAFLGSVLWLVYGALSKDILIMAPNFLGIPLSSVQMIIYCMYKRKKRLRVAVEEGKVEVVIVVELESVEDESLAMTKFPAFEGKVEVVTVVELESVEDKSLAMTKFPAFHSS, from the exons ATGATGAACAGCTTCATACGTAGTGGGGTTGGATTTCTAG GAAGTGCATTTGCTTTGTTCATGTACGGTGCACCAAT ATGTACGTTCAGCAGAGTCATGTCGAACAAGACAAGTGGAGAAATGTCAGGGTTACCCTACGCAGTGGGTCTGTTCAACTGTCTTGTGTATGCTTGGTATGGCTGTCCTCTCATTAGCAATGGATGGGATAACGCTCTTGTCCTCGCTATCAATACCATTGGCCTTCTTCTCCAGTGCTGCTTCTGCACCATCTATCTCCTTTTTGCCCTACCCAAATCCAAG AGAAGAATGGGTGCGATGGTTGGAGGAGTGTTGATGGCTTTCGTAAGCTTGGTGACAGTTTCTATGTGGGGTTTGAATGCCCAGAAGAAATTGGTCGTGGGAAGTACTGGAATGGTGGCCTTTGTCATTCTTTATGGATCTCCACTCTCTGACATT AGAACAGTAGTTCGAACAAAGAGTGTGGAGTGCATGTCATTCTATTTCTCATTATTCGCATTCCTCGGTAGTGTGTTATGGTTGGTGTATGGTGCTCTCAGCAAAGACATTCTCATCATG GCCCCCAATTTTCTTGGAATACCATTATCTTCAGTTCAgatgataatatattgcatgtaTAAAAGAAAGAAGCGATTAAGAGTGGCAGTTGAAGAGGGGAAAGTGGAAGTAGTAATTGTAGTTGAATTGGAGAGCGTGGAGGATGAAAGTTTGGCCATGACCAAGTTCCCTGCTTTTGAGGGGAAAGTGGAAGTAGTAACAGTAGTTGAATTGGAGAGCGTGGAGGATAAAAGTTTGGCCATGACCAAATTCCCTGCTTTTCACTCATCTTGA